A part of Melittangium boletus DSM 14713 genomic DNA contains:
- a CDS encoding FAD binding domain-containing protein, with amino-acid sequence MNRFTLERAENVSGAVEAAVSTPAAQFIAGGTNLVDLIKENVARPERLIDVTRLPLNKIENTPGGGLSIGALVTNADAAYNEHVERRYPLLAKAILAGASAQLRNMATTGGNLLQRTRCYYFYDTGTPCNKREPGAGCGALKGYNRIHAILGASEQCIATHPSDMCVAMAALGAIIHMTGPKGQRTLPIADFHRLPGDTPHLDTNIQPGELITAVELPPEDFTRHHAYLKLRDRQSYAFALVSVAAALDLDGTTIREARIALGGVAHKPWRDTEAEALLRGKPATLENFQPVADALLREAKGFGHNTFKIELARRAIVRALAQAAGLEHTP; translated from the coding sequence ATGAACCGATTCACTCTCGAAAGGGCAGAAAACGTCTCTGGCGCCGTGGAAGCCGCCGTGAGCACCCCCGCCGCCCAGTTCATCGCGGGCGGCACCAACCTGGTGGACCTCATCAAGGAGAACGTCGCCCGGCCGGAGCGGTTGATCGACGTGACCCGGCTGCCGCTGAACAAGATCGAGAACACGCCTGGAGGAGGGTTGAGCATCGGCGCGCTCGTCACCAACGCCGACGCCGCCTACAACGAACACGTGGAGCGGCGCTATCCGCTGCTGGCCAAGGCCATCCTCGCGGGCGCGTCGGCCCAGTTGCGCAACATGGCCACCACGGGTGGCAATCTCCTGCAGCGCACACGCTGCTACTACTTCTATGACACGGGCACGCCCTGCAACAAACGCGAGCCCGGCGCGGGCTGCGGCGCGCTCAAGGGATACAACCGCATCCACGCCATTCTCGGCGCGAGCGAGCAATGCATCGCCACCCACCCCTCGGACATGTGCGTGGCCATGGCGGCGCTCGGCGCCATCATCCACATGACGGGCCCCAAGGGGCAGCGCACCCTCCCCATCGCGGACTTCCATCGCCTGCCAGGGGACACCCCCCACCTGGACACGAACATCCAGCCCGGTGAACTCATCACCGCGGTGGAGCTGCCTCCCGAGGACTTCACCCGCCACCATGCCTATCTCAAGCTGCGCGACCGTCAGTCCTATGCCTTCGCGCTCGTATCCGTCGCCGCCGCGCTCGACCTGGACGGCACGACCATCCGCGAGGCCCGGATCGCGCTCGGAGGCGTGGCCCACAAGCCCTGGCGGGACACCGAGGCGGAAGCCCTGCTGAGGGGCAAACCCGCCACACTGGAGAACTTCCAACCCGTGGCGGACGCCCTCCTGCGCGAGGCCAAGGGCTTTGGTCACAACACCTTCAAAATCGAGCTGGCCCGGCGCGCCATCGTACGCGCCCTCGCCCAGGCCGCCGGACTGGAGCACACCCCATGA
- a CDS encoding class I lanthipeptide, with amino-acid sequence MRNDRNQQKLRLHKETIRQLSEESLSRVAGGNGDSGGIICLYSLLLCGDSIICSILAGSCDNDNSG; translated from the coding sequence ATGAGGAACGACAGGAATCAGCAGAAGCTGCGTCTCCACAAGGAGACGATCCGTCAGCTTTCCGAGGAGAGCCTGAGCCGGGTGGCGGGCGGCAACGGGGATTCCGGCGGCATCATCTGCCTTTACTCCCTCCTCCTTTGTGGTGACTCCATCATCTGTTCCATCCTGGCGGGCTCCTGCGATAACGACAACAGCGGGTGA
- a CDS encoding class I lanthipeptide → MSSDKAGKKLRLHKETLVNLSDASLSQVAGGNGDSAGIICVFSILIICGDSIICSVLAGACENDNGDSSGGSSSNSGLR, encoded by the coding sequence ATGAGCAGTGACAAGGCTGGTAAGAAGCTCCGCCTCCACAAGGAAACCCTGGTGAATCTCTCGGATGCGAGCCTGAGTCAGGTCGCGGGAGGCAACGGTGATTCCGCGGGCATCATCTGTGTGTTCTCGATATTGATCATCTGTGGCGACTCCATCATCTGCTCCGTGCTCGCCGGCGCCTGCGAAAACGACAACGGCGATAGCAGTGGCGGCAGCAGCAGCAATAGCGGCCTCCGCTGA
- a CDS encoding (2Fe-2S)-binding protein, whose protein sequence is MSTTSRKPGTGPSTHPITLEVNGARKQLDVAPWTTLLDLLRETLDLTGTKKGCDHGQCGACTVLVNGKRINSCLTLAVMKDGAQVTTIEGLASGEALHPLQQAFIEHDAFQCGYCTPGQICSAVGLLSEGKAKSLDDVRELMSGNICRCGAYPNILAAIDQARRQANEGTEP, encoded by the coding sequence ATGAGTACAACGTCGCGGAAACCAGGCACCGGTCCTTCGACCCATCCCATCACCCTCGAGGTCAATGGTGCGCGCAAACAACTGGACGTCGCCCCCTGGACGACCCTGCTCGATCTGCTCCGGGAGACGTTGGACCTGACGGGGACGAAGAAGGGGTGCGATCATGGCCAGTGCGGCGCCTGCACCGTGCTCGTCAATGGCAAGCGCATCAACTCCTGTCTGACCCTGGCCGTCATGAAGGATGGTGCCCAGGTCACCACGATCGAAGGGCTCGCCTCGGGCGAGGCCCTGCACCCGCTCCAGCAAGCCTTCATCGAGCACGACGCCTTCCAATGCGGCTATTGCACCCCCGGGCAGATCTGCTCCGCGGTGGGACTCCTCTCCGAAGGCAAGGCGAAGAGCCTCGACGACGTGCGCGAACTGATGAGCGGCAACATCTGCCGCTGCGGTGCCTATCCCAACATCCTCGCCGCGATCGATCAGGCGAGGCGTCAGGCCAACGAGGGCACGGAGCCATGA